The following are encoded together in the Chlorocebus sabaeus isolate Y175 chromosome 20, mChlSab1.0.hap1, whole genome shotgun sequence genome:
- the INKA2 gene encoding PAK4-inhibitor INKA2 isoform X2: protein MSMKEVGDGLQDQMNCMMGALQELKLLQVQTALEQLEISGGGPAPGSPEGPRTQREHPCWEGGRGPARPTVCSPSGQPSLGSSTKFPSHRSVCGRDLAPLPRTQPHQSCAQQGPERVEPDDWTSTLMSRGRNRQPLVLGDNVFADLVGNWLDLPELEKGGEKGETRGAREPKGEKGQPQELGRRFALTANIFKKFLRSVRPDRDRLLKEKPGWVTPIVPEPRTGRLQKVKKRSLSKGSGHFRFPGTGEHRRGENPPTSCPKALEPSPSGFDINTAVWV from the coding sequence ATGTCCATGAAGGAGGTGGGTGATGGCTTACAGGATCAGATGAACTGCATGATGGGTGCACTGCAAGAACTGAAGCTTCTCCAGGTGCAGACAGCACTGGAACAGCTGGAGATCTCTGGAGGGGGTCCTGCACCAGGCAGCCCTGAAGGTCCCAGGACCCAGCGCGAGCATCCTTGTTGGGAGGGTGGCAGGGGTCCTGCCAGGCCCACAGTCTGTTCCCCCTCTGGTCAACCTTCTCTTGGCAGCAGCACCAAATTTCCATCCCATAGGAGTGTCTGTGGAAGGGATTTAGCTCCCCTGCCCAGGACACAGCCACATCAAAGCTGTGCTCAGCAGGGGCCAGAGCGAGTGGAACCGGATGACTGGACCTCCACGTTGATGTCCCGGGGCCGGAATCGACAGCCTCTGGTGTTAGGGGACAACGTTTTTGCTGACCTGGTGGGCAATTGGCTAGACTTGCCAGAACTGGAGAAGGGTGGGGAGAAGGGTGAGACTAGGGGGGCACGTGAACCCAAAGGAGAGAAAGGCCAGCCCCAGGAGCTGGGCCGCAGGTTTGCCCTGACAGCAAACATCTTTAAGAAGTTCTTGCGTAGTGTGCGGCCTGACCGTGACCGCCTGCTGAAGGAGAAACCAGGCTGGGTGACACCCATTGTCCCCGAGCCCCGAACCGGCCGCTTACAGAAAGTCAAGAAGCGGAGCCTTTCCAAGGGCTCTGGACATTTCCGCTTCCCAGGCACCGGGGAGCACAGGCGAGGGGAGAATCCTCCCACAAGCTGCCCCAAGGCCCTGGAGCCCTCACCCTCAGGCTTTGATATTAACACAGCTGTTTGGGTCTGA
- the INKA2 gene encoding PAK4-inhibitor INKA2 isoform X1 translates to MTMESREMDCYLRRLKQELMSMKEVGDGLQDQMNCMMGALQELKLLQVQTALEQLEISGGGPAPGSPEGPRTQREHPCWEGGRGPARPTVCSPSGQPSLGSSTKFPSHRSVCGRDLAPLPRTQPHQSCAQQGPERVEPDDWTSTLMSRGRNRQPLVLGDNVFADLVGNWLDLPELEKGGEKGETRGAREPKGEKGQPQELGRRFALTANIFKKFLRSVRPDRDRLLKEKPGWVTPIVPEPRTGRLQKVKKRSLSKGSGHFRFPGTGEHRRGENPPTSCPKALEPSPSGFDINTAVWV, encoded by the exons ATGACGATGGAGAGCAGGGAAATGGACTGCTATCTGCGTCGCCTCAAACAGGAGCTG ATGTCCATGAAGGAGGTGGGTGATGGCTTACAGGATCAGATGAACTGCATGATGGGTGCACTGCAAGAACTGAAGCTTCTCCAGGTGCAGACAGCACTGGAACAGCTGGAGATCTCTGGAGGGGGTCCTGCACCAGGCAGCCCTGAAGGTCCCAGGACCCAGCGCGAGCATCCTTGTTGGGAGGGTGGCAGGGGTCCTGCCAGGCCCACAGTCTGTTCCCCCTCTGGTCAACCTTCTCTTGGCAGCAGCACCAAATTTCCATCCCATAGGAGTGTCTGTGGAAGGGATTTAGCTCCCCTGCCCAGGACACAGCCACATCAAAGCTGTGCTCAGCAGGGGCCAGAGCGAGTGGAACCGGATGACTGGACCTCCACGTTGATGTCCCGGGGCCGGAATCGACAGCCTCTGGTGTTAGGGGACAACGTTTTTGCTGACCTGGTGGGCAATTGGCTAGACTTGCCAGAACTGGAGAAGGGTGGGGAGAAGGGTGAGACTAGGGGGGCACGTGAACCCAAAGGAGAGAAAGGCCAGCCCCAGGAGCTGGGCCGCAGGTTTGCCCTGACAGCAAACATCTTTAAGAAGTTCTTGCGTAGTGTGCGGCCTGACCGTGACCGCCTGCTGAAGGAGAAACCAGGCTGGGTGACACCCATTGTCCCCGAGCCCCGAACCGGCCGCTTACAGAAAGTCAAGAAGCGGAGCCTTTCCAAGGGCTCTGGACATTTCCGCTTCCCAGGCACCGGGGAGCACAGGCGAGGGGAGAATCCTCCCACAAGCTGCCCCAAGGCCCTGGAGCCCTCACCCTCAGGCTTTGATATTAACACAGCTGTTTGGGTCTGA